A stretch of DNA from Dokdonia sp. PRO95:
ATTAATGATTAACATCAATGATCCAGAAAGTATAGAAAGAGCTGAAGAGTGTGGCCTAAGCCCAGCAGAGCCTTTAGGTGAATCACTTGGGGTTTATAAAATCCAATAAACCAAAAATGATTGAAGCCCTAGATAGTATGCTCATTGTGTGTAAAACTTTTGAGACTATCTGGACAAAAGACAATCAGTAATCATCTCACTTACTAATTGATTTGAATAGTTTACTTTTAAGTATCCACACTTAAATTTATCGCTATGACTTTCGGCAGAATTACTTTGATTGTATTTTCTATAGTGCTACTGCTTAGCATTTCTTGTAAAGAAGCTATACAAACCCCTGTTATAGATGAAGCTCCCCATTTCGCCTTGAGCGATACGACCTCAGCTACTAAAACAATAATGGGACCTACTGTAATTGATTTGGCTCCTCCTCCATTAAGCCAATTTATACGCAGGATCTTTCAAGATTCTCAAGGGAGCTTATGGATGGGAACTAATGGTGATGGCGTGATAAGATATAATGGAACGAGCGTAGACTACTTTTCTTTAGACGAGAGTTTTAATGGCGAGGCAGTGCGAGCAATTCTGGAGGATAAGAATGGTACCATCTGGTTTGGGACCAATCGAGGTCTTGTAAGCTATGATTTGAATGCGACGACATCTCGCAGTAAACCCACTTTTAAAAACTACGCAGAAGCGCAGGGACTTACAGCAAATAATATCTGGAGTATGTTACTAGATTCAAAAGGAACGTTATGGATAGGCGCTTTGAGTGGCATAAACACCTATGACGGAACAACTTTTACTCCTTTCCCGCTACCAGAAACCAGCGTAGATAATTCTCGTGGTGTCTCAAGTACGACCATTGTGCATAGCATAATGGAGGATACAAAAGGACAGCTTTGGTTTGCCTCAAACGGTGGTGCTTTTATATGGGATGGCAATACGCTAGATACCTTGAGCACCAAAGACGGTCTCGCAGGTAATAATGTGAATGATATGCTAGAAGACCGCACAGGCAATATCTGGTTTGCAACACACCATAAAGGCGTGAGCCGTTATGATGGAACTAAGTTTACAAACTTTACTACAGATGGAGCAATTACAGGAGAAGAAGTGTGGAGTCTTTTTGAAGACTCAAAAGGAAACATCTGGTTTCCTGCCGAAAATGCTGGGGTATACAAATACGATGGTAATAGCTTTACCAACTATAATGAGAACGATGGCTTACAAAGCAATGCCATCCAGACCATTTATGAGGATGCTACCGGCACCATCTGGCTAGGTGGATATCAAGGGCTTTCTAGATTAAAAGGTGATAAGATCATACCCGTCACAGAAAGTGGCCCGTGGAAGGATTGAGCAGGTCAAGATTACTCAAAAACAAAAAAGGCGACCATACGGTCGCCTTTTTAAATAATTATTATCTCGTAATATTACATATTACGTCTGTACTGCCCTCCTACTTCAAAGAGCGCACTTGTGATTTGTCCTAGTGAGCAAACCTTAGTTGCTTCCATAAGTTCTTCAAAAATGTTGCGGTTATTAATCGCTGCATCTTGAATTTTTGCAAGCTCTGCTTCTATCTTATCTGCTTTTTCCTTGTGGAGGTTTTCTAGCATTTCGATTTGATATTGCTTCTCCTCTTCGGTAGCTCTAATTACTTCTGCTGGGCGTACTGTTGGACTTCCTTTTGAACTTAAGAAGGTGTTTACTCCGATAATAGGGAACTCACCGTTATGCTTAAGCGTTTCATAATACAAGCTTTCTTCTTGTATTTTAGAACGCTGGTACATTGTCTCCATTGCTCCTAGTACACCACCACGCTCTGTGATTCTGTCAAATTCTAGTAAGACTGCCTCTTCTACAAGCTCTGTAAGTTCTTCTATAATAAATGATCCCTGTATTGGGTTTTCGTTTTTAGTAAGTCCTAGCTCTTTATTGATAATAAGCTGTATTGCCATTGCACGACGTACACTCTCTTCTGTAGGCGTTGTGATTGCCTCATCATAAGCATTTGTGTGTAGCGAGTTACAGTTATCATAAATCGCATACAAGGCTTGCAAGGTTGTACGTATGTCGTTAAAATCAATCTCTTGTGCGTGTAAGCTACGCCCAGATGTCTGGATGTGATACTTAAGCATCTGTGCACGTGAGTTTGCTTTATACTTCTCCTTCATTGCCTTTGCCCAAATCTTACGAGCAACACGACCTATGACCGCATATTCTGGATCGATTCCGTTTGAGAAAAAGAACGATAAGTTAGGACCAAATTTATTGATATCCATCCCACGGCTTAGATAGTACTCTACATACGTAAATCCGTTAGATAATGTAAGTGCAAGTTGTGTGATAGGATTTGCTCCTGCCTCTGCAATGTGATATCCAGAGATAGACACACTATAGAAGTTACGCACTTTTTGCTCGATAAAGTACTCTTGTACATCACCCATTAAGCGCAGTGCAAACTCTGTAGAGAAGATACACGTATTCTGCGCTTGATCTTCTTTAAGAATATCTGCTTGTACCGTACCACGCACTTGTGTAAGTGTCTCTACTTTTATGCGGTTATACACGTCTGCTGGGAGTACTTGGTCACCTGTTACGCCTAGTAACATTAACCCTAGACCATCATTTCCTTCTGGAAGATCACCTTGGTATGCTGGACGTGTTTTTCCTTTATAGATAGCTGCAATCTTTGCTTCTACCTCTGCTTCTAGTCCGTTTTCTTTAATGTACTTCTCACAGTTTTGATCTATAGCGGCATTCATAAAGAAACCTAGCAACATAGGCGCAGGTCCGTTTATGGTCATACTTACAGAGGTCATAGCGTGACTTAAGTCAAAACCAGAGTACAATTTCTTTGCATCATCAAGACAGCAAATACTCACTCCCGCGTTACCTATCTTACCATAAATATCTGGACGGTGACCTGGATCATTACCATATAAAGTTACCGAGTCAAAAGCGGTACTTAATCGCTTAGCCGGCATTCCTAAACTCACGTAGTGAAAACGCTTGTTTGTGCGCTCTGGTCCTCCTTCTCCTGCAAACATACGTGTAGGATCTTCTCCCGTACGTTTAAAAGGATAGAGTCCAGCAGTGTATGGGAATTCTCCCGGTACATTTTCTTGTAAACACCAGATTAAGATATCTCCCCAAGCTTGATACTTTGGCAAGGCTACCTTAGGTATTTCTGTATGTGATAATGACGCACTGTGCGTAGGGATTTTAATCTCCTTGTCTCTTACCTTAAAGGTATACACAGGCGCTTTGTATCTATTTACTTTCTCGTCCCAACCGGTAATAATCTCCCAGTTGTACGGATCGAGATCCATTTTTACTCTGTCAAATTGTGCAAGTAGCAATTTTAATACTTCTCGATTTTCTGATTTATTTGACAAAAAGGAGTCATTAAGACCAGTTTTAGTGATGTGAATTGTGAAATTGGCAATAGACTCAATAGTTTTATAAATACCATAAAGTGTTTGTGCTGTTTCTTGTTGCGCTTTCGCGAAAGCGTCATACCCTCTATTACTCTCTGCAATCTCGCTCAGGTAACGTGTACGCGCTGGAGGTATTACAAAGATCTTCTCACTCATCTCCTGGCTTATCTCAAAAGTACTCGTAAGATCTGCCTCGTTTACCGTGTTTACCTTTTCCATTATACGCTTGTAAAGCGTGTTCATCCCTGGGTCGTTAAACTGGCTTGCAATGGTTCCAAAAACTGGTAACTCATCTTGCGGTGTATCCCACAAGTTATTGTTGCGCATATATTGTTTCTTAACATCACGTAGCGCATCTAGCGATCCACGCTTGTCAAATTTGTTTATCGCAACGAGATCTGCAAAGTCTAGCATATCTATTTTCTCGAGCTGCGTAGCTGCA
This window harbors:
- a CDS encoding two-component regulator propeller domain-containing protein — its product is MTFGRITLIVFSIVLLLSISCKEAIQTPVIDEAPHFALSDTTSATKTIMGPTVIDLAPPPLSQFIRRIFQDSQGSLWMGTNGDGVIRYNGTSVDYFSLDESFNGEAVRAILEDKNGTIWFGTNRGLVSYDLNATTSRSKPTFKNYAEAQGLTANNIWSMLLDSKGTLWIGALSGINTYDGTTFTPFPLPETSVDNSRGVSSTTIVHSIMEDTKGQLWFASNGGAFIWDGNTLDTLSTKDGLAGNNVNDMLEDRTGNIWFATHHKGVSRYDGTKFTNFTTDGAITGEEVWSLFEDSKGNIWFPAENAGVYKYDGNSFTNYNENDGLQSNAIQTIYEDATGTIWLGGYQGLSRLKGDKIIPVTESGPWKD
- a CDS encoding methylmalonyl-CoA mutase family protein — protein: MEQATPYTPKHKVRIVTAASLFDGHDAAINIMRRIIQSTGVEVIHLGHDRSVEEVVNTAIQEDANAIAMTSYQGGHNEYFKYMYDLLKEKGAGHIKIFGGGGGVILPEEIKELMDYGITRIYSPDDGRAMGLQGMINDLVQQSDYAIGDKLDNQASQLSDKVPTAIARVISAAENFPEVAKDTLDAIHKKNESSLTPVLGITGTGGAGKSSLVDELVRRFLIDFPEKTIGLISVDPSKRKTGGALLGDRIRMNAINNERVYMRSLATRQSNLALSKYVGEAIEVLKAAEYDLIILETSGIGQSDTEILEHSDVSLYVMTPEFGAATQLEKIDMLDFADLVAINKFDKRGSLDALRDVKKQYMRNNNLWDTPQDELPVFGTIASQFNDPGMNTLYKRIMEKVNTVNEADLTSTFEISQEMSEKIFVIPPARTRYLSEIAESNRGYDAFAKAQQETAQTLYGIYKTIESIANFTIHITKTGLNDSFLSNKSENREVLKLLLAQFDRVKMDLDPYNWEIITGWDEKVNRYKAPVYTFKVRDKEIKIPTHSASLSHTEIPKVALPKYQAWGDILIWCLQENVPGEFPYTAGLYPFKRTGEDPTRMFAGEGGPERTNKRFHYVSLGMPAKRLSTAFDSVTLYGNDPGHRPDIYGKIGNAGVSICCLDDAKKLYSGFDLSHAMTSVSMTINGPAPMLLGFFMNAAIDQNCEKYIKENGLEAEVEAKIAAIYKGKTRPAYQGDLPEGNDGLGLMLLGVTGDQVLPADVYNRIKVETLTQVRGTVQADILKEDQAQNTCIFSTEFALRLMGDVQEYFIEQKVRNFYSVSISGYHIAEAGANPITQLALTLSNGFTYVEYYLSRGMDINKFGPNLSFFFSNGIDPEYAVIGRVARKIWAKAMKEKYKANSRAQMLKYHIQTSGRSLHAQEIDFNDIRTTLQALYAIYDNCNSLHTNAYDEAITTPTEESVRRAMAIQLIINKELGLTKNENPIQGSFIIEELTELVEEAVLLEFDRITERGGVLGAMETMYQRSKIQEESLYYETLKHNGEFPIIGVNTFLSSKGSPTVRPAEVIRATEEEKQYQIEMLENLHKEKADKIEAELAKIQDAAINNRNIFEELMEATKVCSLGQITSALFEVGGQYRRNM